A stretch of Mycobacterium sp. ITM-2016-00316 DNA encodes these proteins:
- a CDS encoding acyl-CoA dehydrogenase family protein, with amino-acid sequence MDFSRIALADDDATFATHARDFLDAHVTDEVKRRVHETGESFDETVHLALGEQGWLAAQLTPHAEGGFSRLHRRIFDLEKRRSRAPYIAWGTTAMVARAVRKFARPELQQEVLPGVCTGEIRLCLGYTEPEGGSDIMTCKTRAVRDGDDWIINGAKMFTTGAHVSQYVFLITNTNPDAPKRDSLTMFLVPLNLAGIDIHGVRCVDGDRTNLTYYNNVRVPDKYRMGEVDGGWTVLRDPLNAEHGAVDANPDGLQDIAVMQQQADMLAEAVDDAIALAYQADSKGRCLADDQSVGYRLGRDYARVEAALSTPNILGRVAIAQALREVSADVMDTLGSAAALPIGADGAADDGAAEYLFRFAPLVAIYGGTVEVFRNMIAQYFLGLGKPAYASPAQKA; translated from the coding sequence ATGGATTTCTCCCGCATCGCCCTGGCTGACGACGACGCCACCTTTGCCACCCACGCCCGCGACTTTCTCGACGCCCACGTCACCGACGAGGTGAAACGTCGCGTACACGAGACCGGGGAAAGCTTCGACGAGACAGTCCATCTGGCACTCGGCGAGCAAGGATGGCTGGCCGCTCAGCTCACACCGCACGCCGAGGGCGGCTTCAGCCGGTTACACCGCCGCATCTTCGATCTGGAGAAGCGGCGCTCCCGAGCCCCCTACATCGCCTGGGGCACCACCGCCATGGTGGCTCGCGCCGTCCGCAAGTTCGCCCGCCCCGAACTGCAGCAGGAAGTACTGCCTGGGGTCTGCACTGGCGAGATCCGGCTATGTCTGGGCTACACCGAACCCGAAGGCGGTTCGGACATCATGACCTGCAAGACCCGCGCTGTGCGCGACGGCGACGACTGGATCATCAACGGCGCCAAAATGTTCACCACCGGCGCTCACGTGTCCCAATACGTCTTCCTGATCACCAACACCAACCCCGACGCACCCAAACGTGACAGCCTCACGATGTTCCTGGTGCCACTGAACCTGGCCGGCATCGACATCCACGGTGTGCGCTGCGTCGACGGGGACCGCACCAACCTCACCTACTACAACAACGTCCGCGTCCCCGACAAGTACCGCATGGGTGAGGTCGACGGCGGCTGGACAGTACTGCGCGACCCCCTCAATGCCGAGCACGGCGCCGTGGACGCCAATCCCGACGGCCTACAGGACATCGCCGTGATGCAGCAGCAAGCCGACATGCTCGCCGAGGCCGTCGATGACGCCATCGCCCTTGCCTACCAGGCAGACTCGAAGGGCCGTTGTCTGGCTGACGACCAGTCCGTGGGGTACCGGTTGGGCCGTGACTACGCGCGCGTCGAGGCCGCACTGTCCACCCCTAACATTCTCGGGCGCGTGGCCATCGCTCAAGCACTGCGCGAAGTCTCCGCCGACGTGATGGACACCCTTGGCTCGGCGGCGGCACTGCCCATCGGGGCCGACGGCGCCGCTGACGACGGTGCCGCCGAATACCTGTTCCGGTTCGCTCCGCTGGTCGCCATCTACGGCGGCACCGTCGAAGTCTTCCGCAACATGATCGCCCAATACTTCCTGGGCCTCGGAAAACCCGCCTACGCATCACCGGCGCAGAAAGCCTGA
- a CDS encoding acyl-CoA dehydrogenase family protein, protein MDRHELRRLDYSLTQDHTDLQNAYREFFTTACPIETVRAAEATGFDKRLWERLCATGATTMALPESTGGDGATLVDLTLLAEEAGRTLAPVPWIDHVVTARLCARLGAMNTEILSGEQICALDPHQDSATGPRLLPAGSIADQVLVRDGDQVLRIWFQNKPARVHNIGCLPMAWVDPAAATDRHVLAHGPDAVAAYQRALDEWRLLTAAALTGLTDATMTIAADFAKTRYTLGVPIASLQAISHPLADIAIVVAGARNLVRRAAWFIDNEPGERPELPSCAFVYIAGEAPKAAATAVHVQGGLGVSTEAAASAYLVRARGWALAGGDPAHTAQRITDLVNAREHTRQSTRGTAVAEPAAV, encoded by the coding sequence ATGGACCGCCACGAACTGCGCCGGCTGGACTACAGCCTCACCCAGGACCACACTGACCTGCAGAACGCGTACCGCGAATTCTTCACCACCGCCTGCCCGATCGAGACGGTCCGTGCCGCCGAGGCAACCGGATTCGACAAGAGGCTCTGGGAACGTCTGTGCGCCACCGGCGCAACCACCATGGCGTTGCCCGAGAGCACCGGAGGTGACGGCGCCACGCTGGTCGATCTCACCCTGCTCGCCGAGGAAGCTGGACGCACCCTGGCGCCGGTGCCGTGGATCGACCACGTCGTGACCGCCCGACTCTGCGCGCGTCTGGGAGCCATGAACACCGAAATCCTCAGTGGCGAACAGATCTGCGCGCTTGATCCCCACCAAGACAGCGCCACCGGCCCGCGCCTGCTGCCGGCGGGATCCATCGCCGACCAGGTCCTCGTGCGCGACGGTGACCAGGTGCTGCGCATCTGGTTCCAGAACAAGCCCGCCCGCGTCCACAACATCGGCTGTCTCCCGATGGCCTGGGTAGACCCCGCCGCGGCCACCGACCGACACGTTCTGGCCCACGGACCCGATGCGGTCGCGGCTTATCAACGCGCACTGGACGAATGGCGACTGCTCACCGCGGCCGCACTGACCGGTCTGACCGATGCCACCATGACGATCGCCGCCGATTTCGCCAAGACCCGCTACACCCTCGGCGTGCCGATCGCCTCGCTGCAGGCGATTTCACATCCGCTGGCCGACATCGCCATTGTCGTGGCCGGCGCACGCAATCTGGTCCGGCGCGCGGCCTGGTTCATCGACAACGAACCCGGCGAACGACCCGAGTTACCCAGCTGCGCCTTCGTCTACATCGCCGGTGAGGCACCCAAGGCCGCTGCGACGGCCGTCCACGTTCAAGGCGGACTAGGGGTGTCCACCGAAGCCGCCGCCAGCGCGTACCTGGTGCGCGCCCGCGGGTGGGCGCTCGCCGGTGGCGACCCCGCCCACACTGCCCAGCGCATCACCGATCTGGTCAATGCACGTGAACACACCCGCCAGAGCACGCGCGGCACCGCAGTCGCCGAGCCCGCCGCGGTCTAG
- a CDS encoding amidohydrolase family protein yields MSPNVIDCLVNVHFGETAQQPQFMLKVRDDYFKGPASLYQQIELPALLEEMDAHGVTKAILMDNIAKPSATARRFVDERPDRFALALGGINLLRPVASLRELTAIAADLPVAYAVVGPSFWGDGQYPPSDAVYYPLYAKCAEIDLPLCVNTGIPGPPIPGEVQNPIHLDRVCVRFPELRLCMIHGADPWWDVAIRMLIKYKNLRLMTSAWSPKRLPDSLLHYMRTRGTDKVIFASDYPVLRQQRVVPEALALDLPPEVLQKYLHDNAEEFFFGTRPVPAPSATAVAAEVG; encoded by the coding sequence ATGAGTCCCAACGTGATCGACTGCCTTGTCAACGTGCACTTCGGTGAAACCGCGCAGCAGCCGCAGTTCATGCTCAAGGTCCGCGATGACTACTTCAAGGGTCCCGCCTCGCTCTACCAGCAGATCGAACTGCCGGCACTGCTCGAGGAGATGGATGCTCACGGTGTCACCAAGGCGATCCTGATGGACAACATCGCCAAACCCTCGGCGACCGCCCGCAGGTTCGTCGACGAGCGACCCGACCGCTTCGCGCTGGCGCTGGGCGGGATCAACCTGCTGCGGCCAGTGGCCTCATTGCGCGAGCTGACCGCGATCGCCGCCGATCTGCCCGTTGCCTACGCGGTTGTCGGGCCGAGTTTCTGGGGTGACGGCCAGTATCCGCCAAGTGATGCCGTCTACTACCCGCTGTACGCCAAGTGCGCCGAAATCGATCTGCCGCTGTGCGTGAACACCGGTATCCCCGGCCCGCCGATCCCCGGAGAGGTGCAGAACCCGATTCACCTCGACCGGGTGTGCGTGCGGTTCCCCGAGCTGCGGTTGTGCATGATTCACGGCGCGGACCCGTGGTGGGATGTCGCGATCCGGATGCTCATCAAATATAAGAACCTGCGCCTCATGACCTCGGCGTGGTCACCCAAGCGGCTCCCGGACTCCTTGCTGCACTACATGCGCACCCGCGGGACGGACAAGGTCATCTTCGCCTCGGACTACCCGGTGCTGCGGCAACAACGCGTCGTCCCCGAGGCCCTAGCACTGGACCTGCCACCGGAGGTCTTGCAGAAGTACCTGCACGACAACGCCGAAGAGTTCTTCTTCGGCACCCGCCCAGTCCCAGCACCCAGCGCGACTGCCGTCGCAGCCGAGGTGGGCTGA